In one Steroidobacteraceae bacterium genomic region, the following are encoded:
- a CDS encoding RNA polymerase sigma factor FliA, protein MNAVEAYQAQGTERDAERLILEHAELVKRIAYHLAGRLPASVDVNDLIQAGMLGLLEAAGNFAAGRGASFSTYAGIRIRGAMIDALRKLDWAPRSVHRKSRAVSAAIASIEGRTGREARDAEIAEEMGISLQDYHQISQDTVGCQLASLDSIAASGVDDEQSDPFRDTASDQFRKALAREIDSLPERERMVMSLYYERELNLKEIGRVLNVTESRVCQIHGQAIARLRGRLLDWEAGDGERAI, encoded by the coding sequence ATGAACGCCGTCGAAGCATACCAGGCACAGGGAACAGAGCGGGATGCAGAGCGACTCATTCTCGAGCATGCCGAGCTGGTCAAACGGATTGCATATCATCTTGCCGGCCGTTTGCCCGCGTCGGTTGACGTAAACGATTTGATCCAAGCGGGAATGCTCGGGCTGCTGGAAGCCGCTGGCAACTTTGCGGCCGGCAGGGGTGCGAGTTTCTCTACCTACGCGGGAATTCGCATTCGTGGCGCCATGATCGATGCGCTACGCAAGCTCGACTGGGCTCCACGCTCGGTGCATCGAAAGAGCCGAGCAGTCTCCGCCGCCATAGCCAGCATTGAAGGACGAACCGGCCGAGAGGCACGCGACGCCGAGATCGCCGAGGAAATGGGCATCAGTCTCCAGGACTACCACCAGATCAGTCAGGACACCGTCGGATGTCAGCTCGCAAGCCTTGACTCAATAGCTGCGTCAGGCGTCGACGATGAGCAAAGCGACCCGTTTCGGGACACGGCATCCGACCAGTTCCGCAAGGCGTTAGCGCGGGAAATCGACTCACTACCCGAGAGAGAGCGAATGGTCATGTCGCTCTATTACGAGCGCGAGCTGAACCTGAAGGAGATTGGCAGGGTATTGAACGTCACGGAGTCGCGGGTTTGCCAGATTCACGGACAGGCTATCGCGCGGCTCCGCGGGCGCCTCCTCGATTGGGAAGCCGGCGACGGCGAAAGGGCGATCTGA
- a CDS encoding flagellar motor protein yields MDILTIIGFALALVAVVVGAILKGAGVMALLSSAAFMIVVVGTLAAIFVQTPLIVFKRAMSMLSWIVRPPALDAKAMIARIVDWSNTARKQGLLGLEPMITSESDDFVTKGLQLVVDGNEPEVIRSVMDVELTTRELRDIRAAKVFEGMGIYAPTLGIIGAVLGLMAVMQNLADPSKLGAGIAAAFTATVYGIGLANLFFLPAAAKLKGIVQEHAQVREMIIEGMISIAQGENPRAIEAKLHGYVG; encoded by the coding sequence ATGGACATACTGACCATAATCGGCTTCGCGCTCGCACTTGTTGCGGTCGTGGTAGGAGCGATCCTCAAAGGCGCCGGCGTGATGGCTCTGCTGTCAAGCGCCGCCTTCATGATCGTTGTCGTCGGTACATTGGCTGCGATTTTCGTGCAAACCCCGCTCATCGTTTTCAAGCGAGCGATGTCGATGCTCTCATGGATCGTGAGACCGCCGGCACTGGATGCCAAAGCAATGATTGCGCGAATTGTCGATTGGTCGAACACAGCGCGAAAACAGGGCCTCCTGGGCCTTGAACCCATGATTACGAGCGAATCGGACGACTTCGTCACGAAAGGTCTGCAACTTGTCGTCGACGGCAATGAACCGGAAGTCATTCGCTCGGTGATGGACGTTGAATTGACCACGCGGGAGCTGCGCGATATTCGCGCCGCCAAGGTCTTCGAAGGCATGGGAATTTATGCGCCAACACTCGGGATCATCGGTGCCGTCCTCGGATTGATGGCCGTCATGCAGAACCTGGCCGATCCGAGCAAATTGGGCGCAGGCATTGCCGCCGCATTCACAGCCACAGTCTACGGAATCGGCCTTGCTAATCTGTTTTTTCTTCCCGCTGCAGCGAAGTTGAAGGGCATCGTCCAGGAGCACGCGCAGGTCCGCGAAATGATCATTGAAGGAATGATCTCCATTGCTCAGGGTGAAAATCCACGTGCAATCGAAGCCAAATTGCACGGCTACGTAGGCTGA
- the motD gene encoding flagellar motor protein MotD, with product MGRRHRHEEHTNHEAWAIPYGDLITLLLAFFVVMYAISSVNEGKYRVLSDSLVAAFRGTPRTLEPVQAGQKKVGSGADINISIVQEQMQAGQPRDLMQALPVTPSDNETRAAGNANSENRAATKTLDKIADNLTSALSGLEADNLVTVRRKPLWVEVEIKTDLLFASGNAQIAPAARPAIEKVATAIKDFNNPVRVEGHTDNVPIRTAAFPSNWELSAARAGSVVALLEAVGVAPSRLAVIGYGENRPIANNDTAEGRNSNRRVVVVILGGSSTSTEASEKEKDDVKQ from the coding sequence ATGGGTCGCAGACATCGCCACGAGGAGCACACGAACCACGAAGCCTGGGCGATTCCCTATGGCGATCTGATCACCTTGCTCCTTGCATTTTTTGTCGTGATGTACGCGATTTCTTCGGTTAACGAAGGTAAATACCGGGTCTTGTCCGATTCCCTGGTCGCCGCGTTTCGCGGCACACCGAGAACCCTTGAACCCGTGCAGGCGGGACAGAAGAAGGTAGGGTCGGGGGCAGATATCAATATTTCAATCGTGCAGGAACAGATGCAGGCCGGGCAACCGCGCGATTTGATGCAGGCCCTGCCAGTCACTCCAAGTGATAATGAAACGAGGGCCGCAGGAAATGCCAATTCCGAAAATCGTGCCGCGACCAAAACCCTCGACAAGATTGCAGACAACCTTACGTCTGCATTGTCAGGTCTCGAGGCGGACAACCTCGTCACGGTTCGCAGGAAACCACTGTGGGTCGAGGTGGAGATCAAGACCGACCTGCTTTTTGCAAGCGGCAATGCGCAGATCGCGCCCGCCGCACGGCCCGCAATCGAAAAGGTCGCCACGGCGATCAAGGATTTCAATAATCCGGTTCGTGTCGAAGGGCACACCGACAATGTACCGATCAGGACGGCCGCGTTTCCGTCCAATTGGGAATTATCTGCGGCACGCGCGGGCAGTGTCGTGGCACTGCTCGAGGCCGTCGGCGTTGCGCCATCGCGTCTGGCGGTCATCGGCTATGGGGAGAATCGCCCAATCGCCAACAACGATACAGCCGAGGGCCGAAACAGTAACCGCAGAGTCGTGGTGGTAATACTCGGCGGATCATCCACAAGCACCGAAGCGTCAGAAAAGGAAAAAGACGATGTTAAGCAGTGA
- a CDS encoding HDOD domain-containing protein, whose protein sequence is MKALAFELSKGKVEIPSFPEVTSRIQRILRDANVPTDKVVRVIGSEPVLTARVLQISNSVAFNPNGRKIVELRTAVMRLGFDMLRSATMAFAVEQLRRAKGMAHLQKPLHSLWQRSVQVAALAYVISKRYSAINCDTALLSGMLHSVGKLYILSRANEFPGLIEDNDAYQTIVADWHANVAKAVLENWDIADDVVAAVHDYEDLDRDPRGPVTLTDILSVATVCARFHPDAESAAQHIGRSRVGAKLQLKAEDMQCLLAESTEEVQTLREALSG, encoded by the coding sequence GTGAAGGCTCTCGCGTTCGAACTCTCGAAAGGCAAGGTTGAAATTCCAAGCTTCCCCGAGGTTACATCGCGTATCCAGCGTATTCTTCGTGACGCCAATGTCCCCACCGACAAAGTAGTCCGTGTAATTGGGTCGGAACCGGTTCTGACGGCACGGGTATTGCAGATATCGAACTCTGTCGCATTCAATCCCAACGGCAGGAAAATCGTCGAACTCCGGACGGCCGTGATGCGACTCGGCTTCGACATGCTGCGAAGTGCCACCATGGCCTTTGCCGTAGAACAGCTACGCCGCGCGAAAGGTATGGCACATTTGCAGAAGCCTCTTCATTCACTTTGGCAGCGCAGTGTGCAGGTTGCGGCCCTCGCGTATGTCATCAGTAAACGCTACAGCGCGATCAATTGCGATACAGCCCTGCTGAGCGGAATGCTGCATTCAGTCGGAAAATTGTACATTCTCTCCCGCGCCAATGAGTTTCCTGGCCTTATAGAAGACAACGACGCATACCAGACGATAGTGGCGGACTGGCACGCGAATGTCGCAAAGGCCGTATTGGAGAACTGGGACATCGCGGACGATGTTGTAGCGGCCGTCCATGACTATGAGGATCTAGATCGTGATCCGCGCGGTCCTGTAACCCTGACAGATATCCTGTCCGTAGCCACCGTTTGCGCAAGATTTCACCCGGACGCCGAGTCGGCCGCCCAACACATCGGTCGATCTCGTGTCGGTGCGAAATTGCAGCTCAAGGCGGAGGACATGCAATGCCTGCTTGCCGAATCCACCGAAGAAGTGCAGACACTTAGGGAGGCACTCAGTGGCTGA
- a CDS encoding HDOD domain-containing protein, with amino-acid sequence MAEAARSSGTGRTAAFDFVQALAGELSSKNVELPSFPDVAIRVRQVLSDESIELAKVVRVVGSEPNLAARILQMANSAAIGRGSRAVTEVRAAIARIGFNMVRSAAIAFAMAQVRKAKEYQHIQADLQDHWKRSAQVAALSFVIARNFTRVNSDTAMLAGLLHSVGKLYLLTRAQKYPELFSDKEAYNTIVAQWHANVAKGLLETWGMAEEIVTAVYEHEDLERGHEGETDLTDVLTVAGIIADHYRHVEQIPDLLRGVYAATRMGLDEGAINKIIAESADEIAAIKSALSG; translated from the coding sequence GTGGCTGAAGCGGCAAGGAGCAGCGGTACGGGGCGAACGGCAGCTTTCGATTTCGTCCAGGCATTGGCGGGTGAGCTGTCCAGCAAGAACGTCGAGCTGCCCAGCTTTCCCGATGTAGCGATCCGGGTTCGGCAGGTACTGTCCGACGAGTCGATTGAACTGGCGAAGGTTGTCCGCGTCGTCGGATCGGAACCCAATCTGGCCGCGCGCATCCTGCAGATGGCCAATTCGGCCGCGATCGGACGCGGTTCTCGCGCCGTGACCGAGGTTCGTGCCGCCATCGCGCGAATTGGCTTCAACATGGTCAGAAGTGCAGCCATTGCCTTCGCCATGGCACAGGTGCGCAAGGCAAAGGAATATCAGCATATACAAGCAGACCTGCAGGATCACTGGAAACGAAGCGCCCAGGTCGCCGCACTGAGTTTTGTGATCGCGCGAAACTTCACGCGCGTAAACAGCGATACGGCAATGCTCGCGGGACTGCTGCACAGTGTCGGCAAGCTGTACCTGCTGACTCGCGCCCAGAAATATCCGGAGCTTTTCAGCGACAAGGAGGCGTATAACACCATCGTCGCGCAGTGGCATGCGAACGTGGCGAAGGGATTGCTCGAGACATGGGGCATGGCCGAGGAGATCGTCACTGCAGTCTATGAGCACGAAGATCTCGAGCGGGGGCATGAAGGCGAGACTGATCTGACGGACGTTCTCACTGTCGCCGGCATCATCGCCGATCACTATCGCCATGTGGAACAGATACCGGATCTGCTGCGCGGCGTGTACGCGGCAACCAGAATGGGTCTGGACGAAGGCGCCATCAACAAGATAATCGCGGAATCAGCAGATGAAATAGCGGCCATCAAGAGCGCCCTCAGCGGCTGA
- a CDS encoding L,D-transpeptidase family protein, with the protein MKKYLNRNVGRAFCSANQHATTLGTWLAWGALVCCNVSWATVYPLREDGANIFGEVTETSTQYEDTLIDLARSYSLGYEELMRVNPGVDPWLPGDGTRILIPGKRLLPAGPRTGIVVNLPEHRLYYFPPVKRGEAPVVHTFPVSIGKMDWQTPIGTTRVVGKQRNPNWYPPESVRKEHAERGDPLPKVVKPGPDNPLGAYSLRLGIASGSYLIHGTNNPAAVGMAVTHGCIRMYPEDIERLFGMIRVGTPVTLINEPVKIAFVDGELWLEVHPPVDAMGQSFEPDVDQFSERLTEILGDSVTAIHWDLALDALRKAEGIPVVVGIEADLSDPPAQDNHATVDADIAR; encoded by the coding sequence GTGAAAAAATATCTCAATCGCAACGTCGGACGTGCGTTTTGCAGTGCCAACCAACATGCAACCACGTTGGGGACTTGGCTGGCCTGGGGCGCACTTGTCTGTTGCAATGTATCGTGGGCGACTGTCTACCCGTTGCGCGAGGACGGCGCGAACATTTTTGGTGAAGTCACCGAAACTTCGACGCAGTACGAAGACACTCTCATAGACCTGGCACGATCCTACTCGCTCGGCTACGAGGAGCTGATGCGTGTCAATCCGGGTGTCGACCCGTGGCTTCCCGGCGACGGTACACGCATACTTATTCCTGGAAAACGGCTGCTGCCGGCAGGTCCGCGTACGGGCATTGTCGTAAATCTGCCGGAACATCGACTATATTATTTTCCGCCTGTCAAACGTGGCGAGGCGCCGGTTGTGCATACCTTTCCGGTCAGTATCGGCAAGATGGATTGGCAGACACCCATCGGGACGACCCGGGTGGTTGGCAAGCAACGCAATCCAAATTGGTACCCGCCGGAGTCGGTCCGCAAGGAACACGCCGAGCGTGGCGACCCGCTACCCAAGGTTGTGAAGCCTGGGCCTGACAATCCGTTGGGCGCGTACTCGCTAAGATTGGGAATCGCCTCGGGCAGCTACCTGATACACGGCACCAACAATCCGGCGGCGGTTGGAATGGCGGTCACACACGGGTGCATTCGCATGTACCCGGAGGACATAGAGCGGTTGTTCGGCATGATCCGCGTCGGTACACCTGTGACCCTCATCAACGAACCGGTCAAGATCGCATTCGTCGACGGCGAACTGTGGCTCGAAGTGCATCCGCCTGTTGATGCAATGGGCCAGAGTTTCGAGCCAGATGTCGATCAGTTCTCGGAGCGTCTCACGGAGATTCTCGGCGACTCGGTCACGGCAATTCACTGGGATCTGGCGCTCGATGCATTGCGCAAGGCCGAAGGCATACCTGTAGTGGTCGGGATCGAGGCAGACCTGAGCGACCCGCCCGCACAGGACAACCATGCAACCGTCGACGCGGACATCGCACGCTGA
- a CDS encoding lipocalin-like domain-containing protein, with the protein MGPDFAARIIGAWLLEDWQILTAEEAPTTRPFGDEPLGLLLYSADGWMSAQINSRSRSAWSHGSARRATAESKLPALDECMCYSGRWWLEGSTIVHSIRQSLNPVLIGSRQVRQPQFDGDRMRLTALEEIGGRSRKHEILWVRSKSTGVEQKPERTQ; encoded by the coding sequence ATGGGCCCGGATTTCGCGGCACGGATCATAGGCGCCTGGCTGCTGGAGGATTGGCAAATCCTCACAGCAGAGGAAGCACCGACCACCCGCCCATTTGGTGACGAGCCGCTCGGACTCCTGCTCTACAGTGCCGATGGCTGGATGTCGGCGCAGATAAATTCGCGCTCTCGCAGCGCCTGGTCGCACGGAAGTGCGCGCCGCGCCACCGCCGAGAGCAAGCTGCCGGCACTCGATGAGTGCATGTGCTACAGCGGCAGATGGTGGCTTGAAGGCAGTACTATCGTACATTCGATCCGGCAGTCGTTGAATCCTGTTTTGATAGGCAGCAGACAGGTGCGTCAACCCCAATTCGACGGTGATCGCATGCGCCTAACGGCACTGGAGGAAATCGGCGGGCGATCGCGCAAGCATGAAATCCTCTGGGTGCGATCCAAATCGACTGGCGTAGAGCAGAAACCGGAGCGAACCCAATGA
- a CDS encoding SAM-dependent chlorinase/fluorinase, which produces MTQGPKHSWQPAGIITLTTDFGSAGPYVGVMHGAILLRMPAAKIVDITHDIFAHWPYEAGFWISRSARYFPAGTVHVCVVDPGVGTDRGIVLVQSGEQVFLAPDNGLLAPVIEQNRGAQIYHLRSQRLRQFAFGQSSATFHGRDVFAPVAAELAAGRADPHDLGERSSKYVPALFDEPELHDGAVTGVVVSVDKFGNLITNIDGQWLEHFRAPMLSAGGHDFRIARTYGDVAPGEMVALLSSFGSLELACAEASAADRLGLGRAAPVRLAGELIGPANPL; this is translated from the coding sequence ATGACTCAGGGGCCGAAGCACTCCTGGCAGCCTGCCGGGATCATTACGTTGACGACAGATTTCGGTTCCGCCGGGCCATATGTCGGCGTCATGCATGGCGCGATCCTGCTGCGTATGCCTGCCGCAAAAATCGTCGATATCACGCACGATATCTTTGCGCATTGGCCGTACGAAGCGGGCTTCTGGATCAGCCGGTCCGCGCGTTACTTCCCGGCCGGAACGGTGCATGTATGCGTAGTCGATCCCGGGGTTGGCACGGATCGCGGCATCGTCCTGGTCCAAAGCGGTGAACAGGTTTTCCTAGCGCCCGACAACGGTCTGCTCGCGCCCGTCATTGAACAAAATCGCGGTGCACAGATATATCACCTGCGCTCGCAACGTTTGCGCCAGTTTGCGTTCGGCCAATCGAGCGCAACGTTTCACGGCAGGGACGTGTTCGCACCTGTTGCAGCCGAACTCGCTGCGGGCAGGGCTGATCCGCACGATCTCGGTGAGCGAAGCTCGAAATATGTTCCGGCGCTGTTCGATGAGCCGGAGCTGCATGACGGGGCGGTGACTGGCGTGGTCGTGAGTGTCGACAAGTTTGGCAATCTCATCACAAATATCGATGGTCAATGGCTGGAGCATTTTCGAGCGCCCATGCTCTCGGCCGGCGGGCATGATTTCCGAATTGCCCGCACCTACGGCGACGTCGCACCCGGCGAGATGGTTGCCTTGTTGAGCTCATTTGGCAGCCTTGAATTGGCCTGCGCAGAAGCGAGCGCAGCCGATCGCCTGGGCCTTGGGCGTGCAGCGCCGGTGCGATTGGCAGGGGAGTTGATTGGCCCGGCAAATCCGCTATAG
- a CDS encoding bifunctional aspartate kinase/diaminopimelate decarboxylase, with product MASSQTRWLVLKFGGTSVSTRANWEQIATIVQQRLATGAHLLIVHSALSGVTDLLEQLISAAVSDDDAQQLLIRIRERHDQLARDLEVPVPATFESLFAALESAVNAIRIAGECDDFARAAILACGELLATTLGTQFLRQRGFDAVWADARNLLRSEQHGAHARADVLAAACGFEPDAQFAANLATNGQLVVTQGFIAGDHSGNTVLLGRGGSDTSAAYLAARLAAMRLEIWTDVPGMFSANPRAIPGARLLRSLDYDEAQEIATAGAKVLHPRCILPVKKFGIELHVYSTVDPAMAGTVVSASGGGLAAQVKAVCLRKGVTLVTMDSPGMWHQVGFLADVFAVFKQHGLSVDLVSTSETNVTVSLDPAANTLDRALLDRLIADLEPMCGAEIIGPCSSVTLVGRNIRAILHQLGDALELFEEQKVYLVTQAANDLNLTFVVDEGQGDRLVKQLHERLVRPTKGDLVWGPTWQQLSAATPDEGQRELPWWHKHREQILAAATQHGAAFIYDLSSIADAAHRLRSIKSVGRFLYAMKANWHPAILQTLYNCGIDIECVSRGELEHAFDCIPDLDPQRVLFTPNFCAREEYARAMSYGVLITLDNQFPLTEWPDLFRNREIMVRVDPGFSQGHHAHVRTGGSRSKFGVAIAELTKLASLCDDNSTRVVGLHAHSGSGNLDIDNWAHLAELLAGLAGNFPAARFLDLGGGLGVPEQQGSAVLDVQALDAALARLVAQHPRLQLWLEPGRYLVSQAGVLVAAATQLKSKSGVDFVGLATGMNSLIRPALYGAHHEIFNLTRIAEPATRLYDVVGPICESADFAGHDRLLPQTQAGDILLICNAGAYGRAMSSHYNLRNPAVEIVV from the coding sequence ATGGCTTCTTCCCAGACACGCTGGCTGGTGCTCAAGTTCGGCGGTACCAGCGTTTCGACGCGAGCCAACTGGGAGCAGATTGCAACGATTGTGCAGCAACGCCTCGCGACTGGGGCGCACCTGCTCATCGTGCATTCGGCATTGTCAGGCGTGACCGATCTGCTAGAACAGCTGATTTCAGCCGCTGTCTCGGACGATGACGCACAGCAACTGTTGATCCGCATCCGGGAACGCCATGACCAGCTCGCCCGAGACCTGGAAGTCCCGGTACCCGCCACTTTCGAATCATTGTTTGCGGCCCTGGAGTCCGCGGTAAATGCAATTCGAATCGCAGGCGAGTGCGATGATTTCGCACGCGCCGCCATACTGGCATGCGGCGAACTGCTCGCGACGACATTGGGCACACAGTTTCTGCGCCAGCGCGGATTCGATGCCGTCTGGGCCGATGCGCGGAACTTGTTGCGCTCCGAGCAACATGGAGCGCACGCGCGAGCGGACGTATTGGCTGCAGCTTGCGGCTTTGAACCTGATGCACAGTTCGCCGCGAATTTGGCAACCAATGGCCAACTGGTCGTAACCCAGGGTTTCATCGCGGGCGATCACAGCGGCAACACGGTTCTGCTCGGCCGCGGCGGATCTGACACATCGGCCGCCTATCTCGCGGCGCGACTTGCCGCTATGCGCCTCGAAATCTGGACAGACGTTCCCGGCATGTTCAGTGCCAATCCGCGCGCCATACCGGGTGCCCGGTTGCTGCGCAGCCTGGACTACGATGAAGCACAGGAAATCGCCACTGCGGGCGCAAAAGTCCTTCATCCTCGCTGCATCCTGCCAGTCAAGAAATTCGGCATCGAACTGCACGTTTACTCGACTGTCGATCCTGCCATGGCGGGTACCGTCGTCAGTGCGAGCGGCGGTGGGCTTGCGGCGCAGGTCAAAGCCGTATGTCTACGTAAGGGCGTAACGCTGGTGACCATGGACAGTCCCGGGATGTGGCATCAGGTCGGATTTCTTGCCGATGTGTTCGCCGTATTCAAGCAACACGGCCTCAGTGTGGATCTGGTATCCACATCCGAGACCAATGTGACCGTGTCCCTGGATCCAGCGGCCAACACGCTTGACCGCGCGCTACTCGATCGGCTGATTGCGGATCTCGAGCCCATGTGCGGCGCGGAGATCATCGGTCCTTGCTCCTCGGTAACGCTGGTTGGGCGAAACATTCGGGCGATTTTGCACCAGCTCGGAGACGCGCTTGAACTGTTCGAAGAGCAGAAGGTATATCTCGTAACCCAGGCCGCCAACGATCTCAATCTCACATTCGTCGTCGATGAAGGGCAGGGTGATCGACTCGTGAAGCAATTGCACGAGCGCCTGGTCCGTCCGACCAAGGGTGACCTCGTATGGGGTCCGACCTGGCAACAGTTGTCTGCCGCAACTCCGGACGAAGGTCAACGCGAATTGCCTTGGTGGCATAAGCATCGTGAGCAAATCCTGGCGGCTGCAACGCAGCACGGCGCCGCGTTCATTTACGATCTGTCATCAATTGCCGATGCGGCTCATCGCCTGCGATCCATCAAATCCGTCGGGCGTTTTCTCTATGCGATGAAGGCCAACTGGCATCCTGCGATACTGCAGACACTTTACAATTGCGGTATCGATATCGAATGCGTGTCGAGAGGCGAATTGGAGCATGCCTTTGACTGCATACCGGATCTCGACCCACAACGGGTACTCTTCACGCCGAATTTCTGTGCGCGCGAAGAATACGCTCGCGCGATGAGTTACGGCGTATTGATCACCCTGGACAACCAGTTTCCGCTGACAGAATGGCCCGACCTGTTTCGAAACCGCGAGATCATGGTGCGGGTCGACCCTGGATTTTCCCAGGGTCATCATGCACACGTGCGCACGGGGGGTAGCCGCTCGAAGTTCGGCGTAGCAATCGCCGAGTTGACCAAATTGGCCTCACTGTGCGACGACAACTCTACCCGCGTGGTGGGCCTGCATGCGCACAGTGGCAGCGGCAATCTCGACATCGACAACTGGGCCCACCTGGCCGAGCTCCTCGCAGGTCTCGCAGGAAACTTTCCTGCGGCCCGATTTCTCGATCTTGGCGGAGGGCTTGGTGTGCCTGAGCAGCAGGGGTCTGCAGTTCTCGACGTTCAAGCACTCGATGCAGCCCTCGCCAGGCTTGTCGCACAGCACCCGCGGCTTCAGTTGTGGCTAGAGCCGGGTCGCTACCTCGTGAGTCAGGCCGGCGTATTGGTTGCTGCTGCAACACAGCTCAAGAGCAAATCCGGCGTGGATTTCGTTGGTCTTGCAACCGGCATGAATTCACTGATCCGCCCGGCCCTGTATGGGGCGCATCATGAAATATTCAACCTGACACGCATCGCGGAACCTGCGACCCGCCTGTACGATGTGGTCGGACCCATCTGCGAGAGCGCGGACTTTGCCGGTCACGATCGATTGCTGCCGCAGACGCAGGCCGGTGACATCCTGCTTATATGCAATGCCGGTGCCTATGGCCGCGCCATGTCATCTCACTACAATCTGCGCAACCCCGCCGTTGAAATAGTCGTCTAG
- the hisIE gene encoding bifunctional phosphoribosyl-AMP cyclohydrolase/phosphoribosyl-ATP diphosphatase HisIE has product MQLNELDIERVNFGKLDGLVPAITRDAVSGELLMLGFMNREALEATIELGQAVFYSRTRGKLWKKGETSGHVMDVVEVRLDCDDDTLLFDVVPSGPVCHRGAATCFDDGRPGARSAMFLNVLENIIARRIAAPDENSYTQRLYCEGVKRIAQKVGEEAVELAIAASSGDDSAVVAESADLLYHLLVLIKARNLTLENIIEELEARHQNRLSETTR; this is encoded by the coding sequence ATGCAACTGAACGAGCTCGACATCGAGCGGGTCAACTTCGGTAAGCTCGACGGGCTTGTGCCTGCAATTACGCGCGATGCGGTCAGCGGGGAGCTACTCATGCTTGGGTTCATGAATCGAGAGGCGCTCGAAGCGACCATCGAGCTTGGCCAGGCTGTGTTCTATAGCCGGACCAGGGGCAAGCTATGGAAAAAAGGCGAAACAAGTGGACATGTGATGGATGTCGTCGAGGTCAGGCTTGACTGCGACGATGACACTCTCCTGTTCGACGTAGTTCCAAGTGGCCCAGTGTGCCACCGCGGTGCGGCTACCTGTTTCGATGACGGTCGCCCGGGCGCACGATCAGCGATGTTCCTGAATGTGCTCGAAAACATCATTGCGCGGAGAATTGCCGCGCCGGACGAGAACAGTTATACGCAGCGACTGTACTGCGAGGGTGTCAAAAGAATTGCGCAGAAGGTTGGTGAGGAAGCCGTCGAACTGGCAATTGCTGCATCAAGCGGCGATGATTCGGCGGTGGTTGCCGAATCGGCCGATCTGCTCTACCACCTCCTGGTACTGATCAAGGCGCGGAATCTGACGCTCGAAAATATTATCGAAGAGCTCGAGGCGCGCCATCAGAACCGGTTGAGTGAGACGACTCGCTAG
- a CDS encoding HisA/HisF-related TIM barrel protein — protein sequence MVKGIRFANHRIVGDIEELARRYCREGADEIVFYDISASPQQRTVDRNWVQRVAEVLDIPFCVAGGIRSVADAEAILQSGAEKISVNTPALAQPVLIDQLARRFGSQCVVVGIDSFAADDTYYVYRDTGDPRQSASTKRLTLEWISEVQDRGAGEIVLNCMNQDGVRQGYDTTQLGQARAQCTVPLVASGGAGCAAHFADVFSVGVDAALAASVFHSGSLPIADLKRFLRNRGVEVRPCN from the coding sequence GTGGTCAAGGGCATCCGATTTGCGAATCACAGGATCGTCGGCGACATCGAGGAGTTGGCGCGGCGCTATTGTCGCGAAGGCGCGGACGAGATCGTTTTCTATGATATTTCAGCGAGCCCGCAACAGCGCACAGTGGATCGCAATTGGGTACAACGGGTGGCCGAGGTACTCGATATTCCGTTTTGCGTCGCGGGAGGCATCCGCTCCGTGGCGGATGCCGAAGCGATATTGCAGTCTGGCGCCGAAAAGATCTCCGTGAACACGCCGGCGTTGGCCCAGCCTGTGTTAATCGATCAGCTGGCGAGACGTTTCGGCTCACAATGCGTGGTCGTTGGTATCGACAGCTTTGCCGCCGACGATACCTACTATGTATATCGCGATACCGGTGATCCGCGACAGAGTGCAAGCACCAAGCGTCTTACGCTCGAGTGGATATCGGAGGTCCAGGATCGCGGTGCCGGCGAAATCGTACTCAATTGCATGAATCAGGATGGCGTGCGCCAGGGATATGACACCACCCAGCTTGGGCAGGCTCGCGCACAATGTACCGTGCCATTGGTCGCTTCCGGTGGTGCCGGCTGTGCGGCGCATTTTGCAGATGTTTTCTCGGTGGGTGTTGATGCGGCGCTGGCGGCGAGCGTGTTTCACTCCGGTAGTCTGCCGATAGCAGACCTCAAACGATTCTTGCGCAATAGAGGAGTTGAGGTGCGCCCATGCAACTGA